In Monodelphis domestica isolate mMonDom1 chromosome 3, mMonDom1.pri, whole genome shotgun sequence, the following proteins share a genomic window:
- the PKIA gene encoding cAMP-dependent protein kinase inhibitor alpha isoform X2 — translation MDFATALLCGYLLAMTDVETTYADFIASGRTGRRNAIHDIIVTSSTTNTTDVSVKLSDLDINKPDGEGDGQKSPPEQSGDNQGGAPKQDS, via the exons GCACTGCTATGTGGATATTTGTTAGCAATGACGGATGTGGAAACAACGTATGCAGATTTTATTGCTTCGGGAAGAACTGGTAGAAGGAATGCCATCCACGATATCATCGTGACTTCTTCGACCACCAACACCACTGATGTCTCTGTGAAGCTATCGGACCTTGATATCAACAAGCCTG ACGGAGAAGGAGATGGGCAGAAAAGCCCACCGGAGCAAAGTGGGGACAACCAGGGGGGAGCGCCCAAGCAAGATAGCTAA
- the PKIA gene encoding cAMP-dependent protein kinase inhibitor alpha isoform X3, whose protein sequence is MTDVETTYADFIASGRTGRRNAIHDIIVTSSTTNTTDVSVKLSDLDINKPDGEGDGQKSPPEQSGDNQGGAPKQDS, encoded by the exons ATGACGGATGTGGAAACAACGTATGCAGATTTTATTGCTTCGGGAAGAACTGGTAGAAGGAATGCCATCCACGATATCATCGTGACTTCTTCGACCACCAACACCACTGATGTCTCTGTGAAGCTATCGGACCTTGATATCAACAAGCCTG ACGGAGAAGGAGATGGGCAGAAAAGCCCACCGGAGCAAAGTGGGGACAACCAGGGGGGAGCGCCCAAGCAAGATAGCTAA